In Cydia splendana chromosome 25, ilCydSple1.2, whole genome shotgun sequence, a single genomic region encodes these proteins:
- the LOC134802796 gene encoding proteasome subunit beta type-4 has translation MAFMGDMMNPAAFWQNGPSPGAFYNFPGNSFSYGPVNHTVQDFKAHSAQPITTTTTVIGVKFNGGCVVAGDMLGSYGSLARFRDCPRVTKVNDLILLGNGGDYADYQYLKDIIEQKIIDEQCIGDGLQLKPKSLHCWLTRVLYNKRSKMDPLWSNYIVAGMQDGEPFLGTVDKLGTAYEDAVVATGLGAYMATPLLRDAADKGPLDQEAAKALVRKCMEVLFYRDARSFWRYQLGVVTAAGVTIEEPEELKADWTLAHMIEMV, from the exons ATGGCTTTTATGGGTGACATGATGAATCCTGCTGCGTTTTGGCAAAATGGTCCCTCTCCAGGTGCTTTCTACAACTTCCCAGGGAACTCATTTTCATACGGTCCAGTTAACCACACTGTACAAGATTTCAAAGCACA CTCGGCCCAGCCCATCACAACAACAACCACAGTCATCGGCGTCAAGTTCAATGGAGGCTGTGTGGTGGCCGGAGACATGCTTGGGTCGTACGGCTCGCTGGCGCGCTTCCGCGACTGCCCGCGTGTTACTAAGGTCAATGACCTGATCCTGCTGGGGAATGGTGGAGACTACGCTGACTATCAGTACTTGAAGGACATTATTGAACAGAAGAT TATTGACGAGCAATGCATTGGAGATGGTCTGCAGCTGAAGCCCAAGTCTCTCCACTGCTGGCTGACCCGCGTGCTGTACAACAAGAGAAGCAAAATGGACCCCCTCTGGAGCAACTACATCGTAGCTGGCATGCAG GACGGAGAGCCATTCCTCGGCACGGTCGACAAGCTGGGCACAGCCTACGAGGACGCTGTTGTAGCCACCGGCCTCGGCGCTTATATGGCCACCCCGCTGCTGCGCGACGCCGCCGACAAGGGGCCGTTAGACCAGGAGGCCGCTAA GGCCCTGGTCCGTAAATGTATGGAGGTCCTTTTTTACCGCGACGCGCGTTCCTTCTGGCGCTACCAACTGGGCGTGGTCACCGCCGCGGGGGTCACCATCGAGGAGCCAGAGGAACTGAAGGCTGATTGGACATTGGCGCACATGATTGAGATGGTTtaa